The following nucleotide sequence is from Sparus aurata chromosome 22, fSpaAur1.1, whole genome shotgun sequence.
gggtgacaaaatcaaatatcacaatgcCAGTATCAATATTGCAATACTGAAGTAGTGACTATTAGTACTTTGACAAAGTATAAAGCACAAtaagatttttgataaataatcattagtactgtggatataatgactaagacAAGATTTAGAACAAGTAAAACAGTCTGGCAAGTTCAGAAATTGACATCACTTGAATGTAGTGcggcctttaaaaccaggaaaagacaacactttcaTGACATAACCACATCTGAAATCCAAGCCcatatataacaatataaaaTCGATAGAACACAGCCCCACTTTGAGCTCAATCGAGTTTAATTTAGTAGATCACTATCAGTATTGTGgcttttgaatatttttctgTTGAATGTTATCATTCATGTAGAtgcagaggatttctctccaGTGCATTGGTATACCTGAAGGATAAACAAGCCTGACGTATCATTCTATGTATCTGTGTTTGAAGAATACAAAAATATCCCATGTACACTTTATTTCCAAAGATGGTTTCAAGGTcttaaaataaatctaaatatcCATTTAGGCATTTAAATACATTCACGGCAAATTTGAATGAGACCCTATACGTAAAGATAAGTGAGTGGTGAACAGAGCCACAGGTGAGTCGCTCCAGACACAGAAGAACCCTTTAAACCAGCACCAACTGCACCCAGAGTGCATTCACACCTGCCCGTATCTTAACAACCGTACGCCACTAGCTTTGTTATCTATTAGTTTGCAATGACTGCATTAGCTATCTGCTTCATTTGAACTTGATTTGGGCCGCTGCAgactctctcttcttccctcaCTGAAAGGACAAAAAAGTTTGTGTGATGCCTCGAGCTGCACTTTGCCCTCTCCCCCAGTAGTGACTTCAGACTGCAACAGGCAACCTCAAGCTGCATTCCAACATGTGAGAGGGGCACAGCAAATACAAGAAACTACATTTTATATTGATTCATtactaaataaatacaaataataatgcTTTAGttcaacaataaatacattttgataaatAAGCAGTTAAAGCCAAAGCCTTTACCCTGAAGGCTTTGCAAAATAACtagacaataataataataataaaaaataataatgataatattaataacaataataataataataataataataataataatgatgataataataacaacaaggTGGAATCAACAGGggttttttgtgttcttttgaTTTAAGAACTGCTGTTGTCAACTAATGAAAAAAGCAGCTACGTTTTTAATCCAAAGACCAGAAGCAAATTAACACAAGGAACCTGATGAATGCTActaactttaaaaaaattaaagtccCCATGTTCCTTTTACTCCACAGACTGAACTACTTTGTACAAGACAAAAAGTTAGTATGAAAAATTGTTGTTAAAGTTACATACATGTATGCTTTAATGCTGTGAGCACAAACTAAATgtaccccacccccacagtATTAGGATGGAGGCAGAAATATCAGACATATCTCCGAAcctggacaaaaaaacaaacaaaacacactgtctGCCTATCTAGACAGTAAAAGCTAAGTGAGGGAATGCTTTCTTGTAATTTGCTCTAATGCATGCAATGACACTTGCACTGCTTGCCGCATTGCGCTAAGCGTAAGATAGAGCTCATAGACTGTGAGATGAGTGAACTGGATGTGCAAAAATGATAAGtgatttccaggttttaggactaCAACCTACACCCCTCTACTGAAAGATTATGTGCATTTAAGACCCCCAACACTGGCttttttaaaagtataaaatctCTTGAGAGATTTTCCCATAGAGTGATAACTGACCAACAGCTCCATGAAACAAGGTACAGAGCACCAACAGTCCAGCCTGATTGATGGAAAGTAATCTGCAGGATGGCCTCTTCAACAGCATGGTCACCATGACACCAGtgagaggaaaaggaaactGAGCATGATTacaagtgaaaaacaaacatactgtTGGCTTCTTCACATAAATTAACTGCAAGGCACTTTCATAATCTTCCCATCTACTGATTTCTCTTGTTTCTCTTGGTGATAACCTTTAAAACGGAGCACCAAGTTGTCACAAGCCTCTATGAGGTGGAAAGGTTGTGGCACAGGCGATCATTACAAAATTGGCTGTCCATAGATACGCAATACTGCAACACCCTgagagcagcacagagacaccctgtgctgatcacacacacacacacactgaactcaGGAATACTGCCCAGAATAAGTCACTTTAAACTACCTTCTAATGTGATCTCTGAGCTACTTTTCACATTCATTCCACAATGGCACATGCGCAGCACATGTAAGTGAATAGGATCATTGTGTCACTGTGAAGGCAATCCTCACAAGAAAGAAGGTGTCCGGTGAACTGACGTGACTCACTTGCTACAACAATGCACAGGGCTCAGAGGAGTAGGAGTTGAATGGTCTCCATCTCCCTGCTCCCCTCTTTCTATTTCACTCCCAGCTCAGGCCCGGGGATGAAGAATCCTAatcatcagagagagagagcctgctGAAGATGGGGAGGAGGCGGGACGCATCCAGGAGGGGGGACTCAGAGCCACTCTGACTGTCCATGCTGCTGTGGTACCCCTCCCGGTCAGACAGAGAGTCAGCAGAGCTGGGGGTGCTGTCTGATGTGGGCTCGAAGAAGCGGGGGGTTGTTGGGGATGGCAGGGCGGCACCCTGTGGCTCAGACACAGGAGGGGACTCCAAGCTAGGGCTAAAGAGGCTGGTGAGCTCCTGACTGGAGTAGGTGAAGGGGTTGCTCTGCCACTGTGTGAGGTCTGTGGTGGAGAACATGAgtggaggtgtgatggaggtaGGGCTATCCTGCAGGCGGCTGCTGGGGAAGCCCGCAAAACTGAAGCTGTGCTGCAGCGGAGGGCGCTCCATCTTGTTGAAGGCCGAGAGGGGAGGGGGCCCGCGGCGCTCCTCTGTGATGTGGATGAAGTGGCAGCGGGGCCCATAGGGGCAGAAACCGATGGAGTGGAAGGTGCGGCACAGCTCCGTCTTGTACTTGGGGTGACGGCTCAAGCTGCGCAACTCATGCATGCCATGGGCAAACTGGCACTTATCACCATACTTACAGGTGCTGCTCTCCTGAAAGGGCCGGCACAGCTCTGTCTTATAGCGGCTGGAGTTGACCTGGCTGCTGCCACCCACACATGCTTGACTGCCAGGCCGCAGCCCGTCCACGAGCTCTGAGAGGGAGCATTCACGGAGACGGTTCTCCTTGTTGTTGGCGCTGCAGCAGCTACCCACCCAGACAGAGCGATCGCTATTAAGGCTGTTGACGAACTGGTTCTGGCTGAACTTCGTGCTGGGGAGGCTGACTGAGTGACGGCGTTGGAACAGGCCTCCTGCAGAGGGGGCCCCCACCACCTTCCTGTCCAGCAGGGACCCGGTGTGGGCGCAGGAAGAGAGGCTGGCGTCGGAACGCGGGACAGACGTCAGCTGAGGTCCGCCAAGACTGCTGTTGTAGTTCAACATCTTATTGTTCTGTGAAGACAAACAAGTCATTTAGAAAACTAATAAGCTCACCTTGTTGTTAACCTCGTATCTGCATTCTAGCACAACTGTGATCACTTCCCCGATTACGGCTTTTTCTCTCATAATTACGGCTTACCATGGGAGTATTTCTCATCCTATCCTTTTCTTTAACTGATGGAAATAGGCTTCAATGTTGACTGCCTTTCTGACACTACACTTTTTGAGTAGGTGATAACCGACAGGTAGgctgatgtttttttcaaagcttCTGCTGTGCACTGTAACTCTtatcataatgttttttttcgcAGTGGATATTTTTGCCACTGCAAATGTCAGAACACAAACTCCTGCCTGGACAcgttttaaataaatacaggttCAGAGTTTGTTGGCTTAGGTCCtaaacacagctgctgcttctgtcttCCTGTGCTGTGAATCTTAAATGACCTGCTctaggtgtgtgtgtcggccctcacacacacagtgaacgACAGGACCATGTCGTACGTGTCCAGCTCGTTACATTATGCAACATTATGTGACATATAACGAGCTGCACATGCAGAGCTGTTCGGCCTTGGTAATAAGAATATGCCAACCTTTGTTCAAAACTGTTCCATGCTTTTGAGTAGTTTTAGAGAATCGTCGCCAGATGATGTACACCGAACACGTCGTTTCATCCACTTGCAGAAAAAAGAAGCTTTTCCACGATCGCTCGTCTGTAAACCTGCGATCACTGCTCCGACAGACAGCACGTCAAAGTTACAGAAGGCAACACGCAGTTGGCAACGGCAAGTTAGATGTGACACTGCTCAGACTACATTCAGACACCGAGCCAGAGAGTCACAGCACAGTTGACTCGCTGAAGCTTCCTGTTGACATCTAGCTGGTGTTACCTCACTTCAGTGTTACCACAGACGTTACTCGGTCTGTGTGCGTCacagtcaaaaaaaaagaaaaaaaccttgCACAAACTTGTGAACAAATTAGCCGGCAGCGCAAGTCGTATAAAACCAATGTAAAACTATGTACAGGAGCTCAgtggcactttatgttgaaaAAATTATACAGTGACTTCTCAACAATCACGGCTGAAGTTACTGTCCTCGAAAGCTTAGCGTCAAACTTGCAGGGAGAAAAGCGGCTAGGCTAATGCTAGCACTTTCTCCAGAGAAGGAAAAAGTCAGCAGGCCGACTCCACACGGATAGCCGCCATTTACCTTGTAAGACTCGTCCGTGCATTCGAAGAATGGAGGAATAATAGTCGCTGTCATGTTTGTTTGCAGAGAATGAGAATAACAGGTGGTGGTTTTCGCTGCCTTGCGCCCCGCGGACAACCCCTCTtcacttctcttcttctttctcttcttccccaGTTTCTGGCACTTTGGGCGCTCGGAGGTGTCTcactgccccctgctggacagATATGACTGACACGACCACACTTTATATTGTCACATTCAATAAGTCTGTATCATGCAGGAACTGTGAGACTGCTCTTGTGATCAGCTGGTGGTAATCATATCGGCCCCAAAAAGATTTCTCAGAGAAAGACTCCTGCCTACCTCtcataaaaaaaggttttcctTTCTGCATTATATTCGTGACACTGAAGGAACACATGCATGCCTGGGGCGTCCACATTCACATTATCCAGTGGGATATTTTCCCACAATGTGCAAGTGATTAAACCCACATAGTCCAAGCCTCAGTCTGCACATTTTCATATTAAGTCTCTTTGATACTGGCTTTAACCCGAGCCATTCTTCAGCACCCTCCTAGATTTTACTTCTAAATTCCCCTTTTTCCTACATTTACACTCTCTTTCGGATTGCCTTTGTTATATAATCAGAAAATTCATTTCCCTTAACTCCAACATGCCAAGAAAGCTGTcagagcagctgctgaatgaGAACTTCCTCTGGCATCATGGCCTCCACAAAGCCCAAAGAATTGCTTATAATTATGTTGTGAAATCAGAGCTTCTATGTGATGAAGTTATCAATCCTATGACCAAACGGAGCCTTATACATCCAAATCCTGCCACTCTCTGGGTCCCTTGAACTATCTGTGAAAGAAATTGCAAGATCCCTCTACTGTGTGTAGATAATGCTCTATTTCTGAAAAGCAATCACACTattatcattttacattttaaaaattgacTTATAATAATTCATACacaggggcggctgtagctcagtgggttgagctggtggaccagtgatcggaaggtcgctggttcgaatcccctgctcccctggggtgggactgagctacatgccgaagtatccttgagcaagatactgaaccccagaattgctcctgatgtgcagttggcaccctgtagggcagccactgccatcagtaagggtcctgcaatgagctggcgactcgttcagggtgtaccctggcctttgCCCATAagtcaaactggatttggccccagtaggccccgcaacatcccgcaaccctgaaggaaaagcggaaaagaaaacgaacgaacgaattcatacactgatggtggtggctgccatgcagggtgccgaccagcacctcaggagcagtttggggttcaaaATCATTTCGACATGCAGAcaaggggaatcgaaccagtgaccttccgaatCATGACCACTgtgtggagagcagctggaaaaacttGAGAACAAAGGCTTTTCAGCTTGAGTTGGATCCCACATTTATACTtgaaatacacaatatatacatagaaatgtgaAATTTCACATGCAGGACTTACATTTTTGGCTGCAGAAACCCCAGAGCGACAAGAACgccagcaactcccccataagccaCAATGTTAATTTATAGCCTAAATTTCTTGAGGAGAGCAGTCAGTACCTGTTTTGTCTCCCGCTCTGGTGCCCTCATTCTTCactttacacaaataaaaagacGTCACAGAATTCAACAATGACTCCTGTTACTCATTGTATTAATATTCTGGCCATAACTGTTACACTTTCTTCAAGATTCACAAGAGTTTGGGAGGTGTTTTCCTATTGATTCTTATtgggacattttcaactttggtTTTGCTATTGTTCCAGCATATGTTCAGCTATAGAAACTCTATCAAAATTCAAGGTTTTCAGCCTATTACTTTTCAGCCATTCTACCTtttcaggttttgaaaaaatttagctttttctgcaaaatcttGACCATTCATTCTcgtagttttatgcatttcaggCAAGTATTTTccagtacattcagcagattttcAGAAATCACATCAGCCTCCAGCATTCACATTGTATTatcacaggaaatgcaaatgtttcctattattattattattattattattattatcatcatcattattgttattattattattattattattattattaaattgaACATGATAAACTTAACTTTGCACTGCTCTTCCACCAAGCTGTAAAATTGTCCCGGCTGTGTTCATGCGCCATGTGCAGCTCTGCATACTGTTTTTCCACAGTTCCCTTCTGCTGCATTTCCTTCACGAGATCATGCTGAAGGATGTCAACCTGCTGTCTGACTTTAATGACATCAGTTTCGTTATAAG
It contains:
- the LOC115574468 gene encoding mRNA decay activator protein ZFP36L1-like isoform X1, whose translation is MTATIIPPFFECTDESYKNNKMLNYNSSLGGPQLTSVPRSDASLSSCAHTGSLLDRKVVGAPSAGGLFQRRHSVSLPSTKFSQNQFVNSLNSDRSVWVGSCCSANNKENRLRECSLSELVDGLRPGSQACVGGSSQVNSSRYKTELCRPFQESSTCKYGDKCQFAHGMHELRSLSRHPKYKTELCRTFHSIGFCPYGPRCHFIHITEERRGPPPLSAFNKMERPPLQHSFSFAGFPSSRLQDSPTSITPPLMFSTTDLTQWQSNPFTYSSQELTSLFSPSLESPPVSEPQGAALPSPTTPRFFEPTSDSTPSSADSLSDREGYHSSMDSQSGSESPLLDASRLLPIFSRLSLSDD
- the LOC115574468 gene encoding mRNA decay activator protein ZFP36L1-like isoform X2, with translation MLNYNSSLGGPQLTSVPRSDASLSSCAHTGSLLDRKVVGAPSAGGLFQRRHSVSLPSTKFSQNQFVNSLNSDRSVWVGSCCSANNKENRLRECSLSELVDGLRPGSQACVGGSSQVNSSRYKTELCRPFQESSTCKYGDKCQFAHGMHELRSLSRHPKYKTELCRTFHSIGFCPYGPRCHFIHITEERRGPPPLSAFNKMERPPLQHSFSFAGFPSSRLQDSPTSITPPLMFSTTDLTQWQSNPFTYSSQELTSLFSPSLESPPVSEPQGAALPSPTTPRFFEPTSDSTPSSADSLSDREGYHSSMDSQSGSESPLLDASRLLPIFSRLSLSDD